The following proteins are encoded in a genomic region of Methanoculleus oceani:
- a CDS encoding M48 family metalloprotease, whose protein sequence is MNIVPEEGKLYLLPPYLWIWLIIFIATFRFNLNFLLILLSDMLSTTPLPGEELVPFGFLFRLANFFEIFPLLIIIIGVLSLVAPSIRRSYIRRKYGLTDEVQIATIPEISAFIRNYLPDVSILNNPMRTDQVVFIYPSSFQKAGMGLMGGVMKLWKTDNESARGVLLHEIAHVRNGDTLITGAGSGFRILLNFWPVLFVVTVVVPFFIVALVTSFQPMFIELSGSMPPGEFIINIFAWLLVIHRNFLFIALPGLFIILLTSLMWVASIIFLPLAALWYSELAADCVAARCQGASAPLVRALSLYSMPVSRWRWLLARMTHPPTRLRLFMLQRVSAPFIHMLLLILFFPAAVVVSMLITVLYYATFDLGLLLTAPRSVSTATRILPGVTIITATSLLFVGVSVLLWPFIVRFLHGLPSDEDNSSLLLWKRAHLMGGIITLILAVLLTGTLLT, encoded by the coding sequence ATGAATATTGTTCCAGAGGAAGGAAAACTATACCTCCTCCCTCCTTATCTCTGGATATGGCTTATAATCTTTATAGCAACCTTTCGTTTTAACCTGAATTTTCTCCTGATATTGCTTTCCGACATGCTTTCTACGACCCCTCTTCCAGGCGAGGAGCTCGTTCCGTTTGGATTTCTTTTTCGATTAGCAAATTTTTTTGAGATTTTCCCACTGCTGATCATAATCATCGGCGTTCTTTCTCTTGTAGCTCCGTCTATCAGACGATCGTACATACGGCGGAAATATGGCCTTACAGACGAAGTTCAGATCGCAACCATCCCAGAGATTTCCGCGTTTATCCGGAACTACCTGCCCGATGTTTCCATATTGAACAACCCGATGCGCACGGATCAGGTAGTTTTCATCTATCCCAGCAGTTTTCAAAAGGCGGGTATGGGCCTCATGGGGGGTGTGATGAAACTCTGGAAAACGGATAACGAGAGTGCTCGCGGAGTCCTCCTTCATGAGATCGCCCATGTCCGAAACGGTGACACCCTGATCACCGGTGCGGGAAGCGGTTTTCGAATCCTGCTCAACTTCTGGCCCGTCCTCTTTGTTGTTACGGTCGTTGTCCCGTTTTTCATCGTAGCCCTCGTGACTTCATTTCAGCCAATGTTCATCGAACTCTCTGGATCGATGCCGCCCGGGGAATTTATTATCAATATATTTGCATGGCTTCTAGTGATACATCGTAATTTTCTATTCATAGCTCTCCCGGGGCTATTCATAATTTTGCTGACATCCCTGATGTGGGTTGCGAGTATTATCTTCTTACCACTGGCAGCCCTCTGGTATTCGGAACTTGCGGCCGACTGTGTTGCAGCCCGGTGCCAAGGGGCATCGGCACCACTTGTCAGAGCGTTAAGTTTGTATTCCATGCCGGTTTCCCGATGGAGGTGGCTCCTCGCACGTATGACACATCCTCCTACAAGGCTTCGGTTGTTTATGTTACAACGAGTCTCTGCGCCTTTCATTCACATGTTATTGCTCATTTTGTTTTTTCCAGCCGCTGTGGTCGTATCTATGCTTATTACGGTCCTGTATTACGCCACATTCGATCTAGGGCTTCTCTTGACCGCTCCACGATCAGTCTCCACCGCAACACGTATCCTCCCGGGGGTGACTATCATTACCGCAACATCCCTTTTATTCGTCGGCGTAAGTGTCCTGCTGTGGCCTTTCATCGTGAGATTCCTGCATGGGTTGCCGTCCGATGAGGATAATAGTAGTCTTCTCCTGTGGAAGAGAGCGCATCTCATGGGCGGGATAATTACGCTCATTCTAGCCGTACTCTTAACGGGCACTTTACTCACGTAG
- a CDS encoding winged helix-turn-helix domain-containing protein, whose amino-acid sequence MAKIRAGNSNIRNPILASYVAKGLLPYRGLGSGIKRALEDWPEIDFADDRDGCLFTVTVHRKEEKSSEKSSEKSSEKILALLKAEPRLAAREVAERLEITQRAVEKQIAKLREDGRLRRIGPARGGHWEVLE is encoded by the coding sequence GTGGCAAAAATCCGGGCTGGTAACTCCAATATCAGGAATCCGATCCTGGCATCGTACGTCGCAAAGGGGCTGCTGCCATACCGCGGCCTCGGCTCCGGCATCAAACGGGCACTCGAAGACTGGCCCGAGATCGACTTTGCCGATGACCGGGACGGCTGTCTCTTCACCGTCACTGTTCACCGAAAGGAGGAGAAAAGTTCGGAGAAAAGTTCGGAGAAAAGTTCGGAGAAAATCCTCGCGCTCCTGAAGGCAGAACCCCGGCTGGCAGCCAGAGAGGTCGCAGAAAGGCTGGAAATCACGCAGAGAGCGGTTGAAAAGCAGATCGCCAAACTTCGTGAAGATGGTCGGCTCCGTCGCATCGGCCCTGCCCGGGGCGGCCACTGGGAGGTGCTGGAATGA
- a CDS encoding cupin domain-containing protein — protein sequence METNRNPDRPEVPYWHVWTDEDGVSRQDRCRMSNFEFASISSGAAPSWIDRLSNPAAHVVVLVLPAGWVGEWHENPEPQWIVPISGRWFVETMDGTRVEMGPGELSFGNDQNTRPDERGQRGHRSGTVGDEPAVLMLVQVERAPARSRPCLPE from the coding sequence ATGGAGACGAACCGTAACCCGGACAGGCCCGAAGTGCCCTACTGGCACGTCTGGACCGATGAGGACGGCGTGAGCCGCCAGGACCGCTGCAGGATGAGCAACTTCGAGTTCGCGAGCATATCGAGCGGTGCCGCGCCGTCGTGGATCGACAGGCTGAGCAACCCGGCCGCCCATGTGGTCGTCCTGGTCCTGCCCGCGGGCTGGGTCGGCGAGTGGCACGAGAACCCCGAACCGCAGTGGATCGTGCCCATATCGGGCCGCTGGTTCGTGGAGACGATGGACGGCACGCGGGTGGAGATGGGGCCGGGGGAACTCTCGTTCGGGAACGACCAGAACACCCGGCCCGACGAGCGGGGACAGAGGGGCCACCGTTCGGGGACCGTGGGCGACGAGCCGGCGGTGCTGATGCTCGTCCAGGTGGAGCGGGCTCCGGCACGGAGCCGGCCCTGCCTGCCCGAATAG